In Lachancea thermotolerans CBS 6340 chromosome H complete sequence, a single genomic region encodes these proteins:
- the CDC23 gene encoding anaphase promoting complex subunit CDC23 (similar to uniprot|P16522 Saccharomyces cerevisiae YHR166C CDC23 Subunit of the anaphase-promoting complex/cyclosome (APC/C) which is a ubiquitin-protein ligase required for degradation of anaphase inhibitors including mitotic cyclins during the metaphase/anaphase transition), which produces MLESSLMNFLSELKLELRESAVQLSRLKLYNSSKWSAEALCGMCEIPSVPVMKTFMKNDDSPLRNRSNIQFEQQESPQKHLSGMESSEYDLYLLASTLFECKEYDRCAYYLADSKHPELKFLKLYSKYLSWDKKTQENMESSLAPRSSKQNTGFRENAEIANREIMNRLHSHESGNSNALKKSQKSVDLDNGESTSIPMILKELNNYLLLEGEKPTFGISLLHYLRGVLYKIQDIPSNAISSFLSSLTLFPFNWVCWTELLSCISRTDESVLLLKILSEKFTDEKTQVMLKFFKLSIFQEFSGNIDDFIQELDYLLSIFPNFAFLKTQHALINYHYMDYVSAGLIFEQIIKLDPYRLEDMDTYSNILYVMQKPSKLAYLAQFASGVDRFRAETCCIIANYYSAKQEHEKSILYFRRALTLNKNCTSAWTLMGHEFVELKNSHAAIECYRRAVDINPRDFKAWYGLGQAYEVLDMHLYSLYYFQKSCALKPLDKRMWQALASCYEKVDNLEESIKCYTRALQLSLDSDIDTTILFRLAVLYEKQKDIISCKEYMLRCVEAQHSTDGFINDETTKASLWLARYEARYKNFSEAYKHALRVTHGSSQEIEEARAIVRECRKRMD; this is translated from the coding sequence ATGTTAGAATCCTCGCTCATGAACTTCTTATCCGAACTGAAACTTGAGCTGCGAGAGTCCGCAGTGCAGTTGTCTAGGCTCAAACTGTATAATTCTTCCAAATGGTCCGCTGAGGCACTATGTGGAATGTGCGAGATACCTTCTGTACCAGTTATGAAGACTTTTATGAAGAACGACGACTCGCCCTTGAGAAATAGGAGCAACATTCAATTCGAGCAACAAGAGTCTCCTCAAAAGCATCTATCAGGAATGGAGAGTTCAGAATACGATTTGTATCTCCTTGCGTCCACGTTGTTTGAATGCAAGGAATACGACAGGTGTGCTTACTATTTGGCAGACTCAAAACATCCCGAGCTTAAGTTTCTGAAACTCTACAGCAAGTATTTATCGTGGGATAAGAAAACTCAGGAAAATATGGAGAGCTCACTGGCACCGCGGAGCTCCAAACAAAATACTGGTTTCAGGGAAAACGCTGAGATTGCCAACAGAGAAATCATGAACAGGCTTCACAGCCACGAATCTGGAAATTCAAATGCTCTCAAGAAGTCTCAGAAAAGCGTGGATTTAGATAATGGAGAATCAACGAGCATACCAATGATTTTAAAAGAACTCAACAATTATCTGCTCTTGGAAGGCGAAAAACCTACATTTGGAATATCGCTTTTGCATTATCTTCGAGGAGTTTTGTACAAAATTCAAGACATTCCATCGAATGCAATAAGTTCTTTCCTGAGCTCTTTAACTCTATTTCCTTTCAATTGGGTATGTTGGACCGAGCTTTTAAGCTGCATTTCTCGAACGGACGAATCTGtacttcttttgaagattttaaGTGAGAAATTTACTGATGAAAAGACTCAAGTAATGCTaaaattcttcaagctgtCGATATTTCAAGAATTCAGCGGAAATATTGATGACTTTATTCAGGAGCTTGATTACTTGCTATCCATTTTCCCAAattttgcatttttgaaaacccaGCATGCTCTTATTAACTATCACTACATGGACTATGTAAGTGCCGGCTtaatttttgaacaaattaTCAAACTTGACCCCTATCGACTTGAAGACATGGATACTTACTCCAACATACTTTACGTGATGCAGAAACCTTCTAAGTTGGCTTACCTAGCTCAATTTGCCTCAGGAGTTGACAGATTTCGTGCTGAAACCTGTTGTATTATTGCAAATTACTATAGCGCAAAACAAGAGCATGAAAAATCGATATTGTACTTTCGACGTGCTCTTACACTGAATAAAAATTGTACAAGCGCATGGACGCTAATGGGGCATGAGTTCGTGGAGCTCAAGAACTCGCATGCCGCTATCGAATGTTATCGTAGGGCAGTTGATATAAATCCACGCGATTTTAAAGCCTGGTATGGACTGGGTCAAGCTTACGAGGTACTCGATATGCACTTGTACTCTTTATATTACTTTCAAAAGTCATGCGCTCTAAAACCTTTAGATAAACGAATGTGGCAGGCTTTAGCCAGTTGTTATGAAAAGGTTGATAACTTGGAGGAATCTATTAAATGTTATACGCGTGCCCTTCAGCTGTCACTCGACAGCGACATCGACACAACTATTTTATTCCGACTTGCGGTACTGTATGAGAAACAGAAGGACATAATAAGCTGTAAAGAGTATATGCTGAGATGTGTTGAGGCTCAACATAGCACAGACGGTTTTATCAATGATGAAACTACCAAGGCAAGTCTTTGGCTAGCAAGATATGAGGCCAGGTACAAGAATTTTTCGGAGGCTTATAAACATGCTTTACGGGTTACCCATGGAAGCTCCCAAGAAATAGAAGAGGCTCGTGCAATAGTGCGCGAGTGTAGAAAGAGAATGGACTAA
- the PRP8 gene encoding U4/U6-U5 snRNP complex subunit PRP8 (highly similar to uniprot|P33334 Saccharomyces cerevisiae YHR165C PRP8 Component of the U4/U6-U5 snRNP complex involved in the second catalytic step of splicing) — translation MSGLPPPPPPPGFNASVPPPPPPGFRKRTSVSRSEDDFNVKDLKEQLLPPPPPPPMPSSISALPPPPPHHHHHKGPDTSKPALKKQKLLSHCLESPRLSVEELKERKREWISSQKKRFRQSSSKCARGKTQKRGVIHSHKVDMPPEHLRKIINDHKDMSSKRFIHDKRAFLGALKYMPHAILKLLENMPQPWEQVKEVRVLYHNTGALTFVNEIPRVIEPVFTAQWSAAWIAMRREKRDRRHFKRMRFPPFDDEEPPLSYHEHIQGIEPLDGITLQLDEVDDALIKDWIFDSKPLLDEKSCVNGSSYKTWSIDHRTMANLHRLSSPLLDSGLDSNKNYLFEKKSFFTAKALNNAIPGGPKFEPLFSAEEENDINEFNSLDRVIFRVPIRTGYRIAFPHLYNSRPRAVQLSWYHTPIACLAEETQDENAETFRFDPSFNLISASYGTSRPLSLESEDFLLDANFRPLLSSEKVCLPDTKAAISLYHAPYPFNLRSGRTVRAQDVALVKKWYLQKPETDVPVKVRVSYQKLLKNYVLNELKSSKLGKQSKKKLLRSLRNTKFFQQTSIDWVEAGLQLCTQGFNMLNLLIHRKGLTYLHLDYNFNLKPTKTLTTKERKKSRFGHAFHLMREILKAIKLLVDAHVQYRLGNVDAFQLADGVYYILNHLGQLTGIYRYKYKVMHQIRACKDLKHVVYNRFNRVIGKGPGCGFWQPAWRVWIFFMRGIIPLLERWLGNLLARQFEGRSSEVIKTATKQRLDAYYDLELRAAVMNDILDMMPEGIRQNKSKTILQHLSEAWRCWKANIAWNVPGMPEPIKNIIERYIKAKADGWVSAAHYNRDRIKRGAHVEKTVVRKNLGRLTRLWIKHEQERQQLIEKNGPEITPLVATTIFKTMVDWLEQNNFSPVPFPPLTYKNDTKILVLALENLKNAFASKVRLNASEREELALIEEAYDNPHDTLNRIKKYLLTQRVFKPVDLSMKDQLQTISPVYSVDPLEKITDAYLDQYLWYEADKRQLFPNWIKPSDTEIPPLLVYKWAQGINNLSEVWDVNNGQSTVLLQTKLEGLAEKIDLTLLNRLLRLVMDPNLADYITAKNNVVLNFKDMSHVNKYGLIRGLQFSSFVYQFYGLMLDLLILGPQRASELAGPSQAPNNFLQFKSLDVEKRNPIRLYCRYFDVVHILFHFEEQDSEALVLDFLSENPDPNFENAVGYNNKKCWPKDARMRLMRPDVNLGRAVFWEISNRVPISLVNITWENSFASVYSKSNPNLLFTMCGFEARILPNFRTEEMISFDEGVWDLVDERTKQRTAKTFLRVSDEHVEKFNDTIRGILMASGSTTFTKITARWNTALISLFTYFREAVVSTESLLDVLVKCETKIQNRVKLGLNSKMPTRFPPAVFYTPKELGGLGMLSASHILIPASDLSWSKQTDTGITHFRAGMTHEDEKLIPTIFRYITTWENEFLDSQRVWADYVAKRQEALKQNRRLAFEELEGSWDRGIPRISTLFQKDRHTLAYDKGHRARSQFKDFSLERNNPFWWTDTHHDGKLWNLNAYRTDVIQALGGIETILEHTLFKGTGFNSWEGLFWEKASGFEDSMQFKKLTHAQRTGLSQIPNRRFTLWWSPTINRANVYVGFLVQLDLTGIFLHGKIPTLKISLIQIFRAHLWQKIHESIVFDVCQVLDGEMDMLQIESVEKEAIHPRKSYKMNSSAADVTLSSNHTWNVSSPSLLHNTNDNFNVSNSSKVWIDVQLRYGDYDSHDISRYVRAKFLDYTTDNVSMYPSPTGVMIGIDLAYNMYDAYGNWFDGLKTLLQNGMKTIMKANPSLYVLRERIRKGLQIYQSQTQEPFLNSSNYAELFSDETKLFIDDTNVYRVAVHTTYEGNIATKPINGCIFTLNPKTGELFLKIIHTSVWAGQKRLSQLAKWKTAEETSALIRSLPKEEQPKQVIVTRKAMLDPLEVHMLDFPNISIRPTELKLPFSASMAIEKLSDVVTKATEPQMVLFNIYDDWLERVSSYTAFSRLILLLRALRTNEERAKMILKADPTIPIKEHHLWPSFSDDQWIEIESQMRDLILVEYGKKYNVNIASLTQTEIKDLILGQNIKAPSVKRQQMAELEMSKTTQNSNGLDSSSGSAMKIKSTNAQGEEIMVVTSTNFETQTFSTKNEWRKRAIANSLLYMRLKTIYLASDDFVEEKDVFILPKNLLKRFVEISDTKAQVAGYIFGKKAAGHEKVKEIRTIVIVPQLGNTHTVQLSMLPEYSPYLQDLELLGWTHTQSQELKYMSAPEVTTHSNIFKGEKDLVSLSVCLNPGSISLAAYTVSEEGYSWGSSNKNLFDAEPQGFDPEFSEHAQLMLSDRVTGNFLVPSNDVWNYAFMSAVFSPSAKYELKLDIPIEFYNELHRSIHFLQFSDMVENEELEPEKEDVFA, via the coding sequence ATGAGTGGGCTTCCTCCACCTCCACCACCACCTGGCTTCAATGCGTCAGTGCCGCCACCGCCTCCCCCTGGTTTCAGGAAGAGAACCTCAGTAAGCAGGAGCGAAGATGACTTTAATGTAAAAGATTTAAAAGAGCAACTGTTACCTCCACCCCCTCCACCTCCAATGCCATCCTCCATTTCTGCATTACCTCCTCCACCGCCACACCATCACCACCATAAGGGACCTGATACATCAAAGCCAGCCttaaagaagcaaaagcttctctcACATTGTTTGGAATCCCCTAGACTCAGCGTAGAAGAACTAAAGGAACGAAAGAGAGAGTGGATTTCCTCGCAAAAAAAGAGATTTAGACAATCCTCCTCCAAATGCGCGAGaggaaaaactcaaaagcgAGGTGTGATACATTCGCATAAGGTTGACATGCCACCGGAACATTTGCGCAAGATAATCAATGATCACAAAGACATGTCATCTAAAAGATTCATCCATGACAAGAGAGCTTTCTTAGGCGCACTAAAGTATATGCCTCACgcaattttgaagcttttagAGAATATGCCTCAGCCTTGGGAACAAGTGAAAGAAGTCAGGGTTTTATATCACAATACAGGCGCTTTGACATTTGTGAATGAAATTCCCCGTGTAATTGAGCCGGTATTCACCGCTCAATGGTCAGCCGCTTGGATAGCTATGAGGAGAGAAAAAAGGGATCGTCGTCACTTCAAAAGGATGAGATTTCCGccttttgatgatgaagaaccACCCCTCTCCTATCATGAACACATACAAGGAATTGAACCACTGGATGGTATAACGTTGCAATTAGACGAAGTTGACGACGCGCTCATTAAAGACTGGATTTTTGATTCGAAGCCGCTTTTAGATGAAAAAAGTTGTGTTAACGGTTCATCATACAAGACATGGAGTATCGATCATCGTACTATGGCAAACCTGCATAGGTTATCCTCACCGCTTTTAGATTCAGGGCTTGATTCAAATAAAAATTACCTTTTCGAAAAGAAATCTTTCTTCACTGCAAAAGCACTTAATAATGCCATTCCAGGAGGCCCCAAGTTCGagcctttgttttctgcCGAAGAAGAGAATGACATCAATGAATTCAACTCACTTGACCGTGTCATTTTTCGAGTTCCTATAAGAACGGGCTATAGGATAGCTTTCCCACATCTCTACAATAGCAGGCCCCGCGCTGTTCAGTTGTCATGGTATCATACGCCTATTGCCTGTTTAGCGGAGGAAACTCAAGATGAAAACGCCGAAACCTTCCGTTTTGATCCTTCCTTCAATCTCATTAGCGCTTCTTATGGCACGTCGCGCCCTCTTAGCTTAGAAAGTGAGGATTTTCTCCTTGACGCCAATTTCAGGCCGCTTTTGAGCAGTGAGAAAGTTTGCCTGCCCGACACAAAAGCTGCAATCAGCCTTTATCATGCACCATATCCATTTAACCTCAGGTCAGGAAGGACCGTAAGAGCCCAGGATGTTGCTCTTGTTAAAAAGTGGTACCTCCAGAAGCCCGAAACTGACGTTCCAGTCAAAGTTAGGGTCTCatatcaaaagcttttaaAAAATTACGTTCTTAATGAACTtaaaagttcaaagcttggaaaacagtccaagaaaaagctccTAAGAAGTCTCAGAAATACGAAGTTCTTCCAGCAGACATCGATCGACTGGGTTGAGGCAGGGCTGCAACTATGCACCCAGGGCTTTAACATGCTTAACTTGTTGATTCATCGTAAAGGTCTAACATATTTGCATTTAGACTATAACTTCAATTTGAAGCCCACCAAAACGCTGACGACAAAAGAGCGAAAGAAATCTAGATTTGGACACGCCTTCCATTTGATGCGCGAAATTCTAAAAGCTATAAAGCTTTTAGTTGATGCACACGTTCAGTATCGATTGGGAAATGTTGACGCTTTTCAGCTTGCAGATGGAGTTTATTACATTTTGAATCACCTCGGTCAGTTAACTGGGATATACCGCTACAAATATAAAGTCATGCACCAAATAAGGGCCTGCAAAGATCTTAAACACGTTGTCTATAATAGGTTCAACAGAGTTATAGGGAAGGGTCCCGGGTGTGGCTTTTGGCAGCCGGCGTGGAGAGTGTGGATCTTTTTTATGAGGGGAATAATTCCTCTACTTGAAAGATGGTTAGGGAATCTTCTCGCCCGTCAGTTCGAGGGGCGTTCTAGCGAGGTAATTAAAACAGCAACAAAGCAGCGCCTCGATGCATACTACGATCTTGAATTGAGAGCCGCTGTCATGAATGATATCCTTGATATGATGCCTGAGGGCATTCGTCAGAATAAAAGCAAAACAATTTTACAGCATCTCAGTGAGGCCTGGAGGTGTTGGAAAGCGAACATTGCATGGAACGTGCCAGGTATGCCAGAACCAATAAAAAACATAATTGAAAGGTACATCAAAGCCAAAGCTGATGGGTGGGTATCAGCAGCTCATTATAACCGTGACCGAATTAAACGGGGTGCTCACGTTGAAAAGACAGTCGTCCGGAAAAATCTAGGGAGGTTGACACGTTTATGGATCAAGcatgaacaagaaagacaacagTTGATTGAGAAGAACGGTCCTGAGATTACGCCACTTGTGGCAACAACTATCTTTAAAACTATGGTTGACTGGTTAGAACAGAACAATTTTTCTCCTGTACCTTTCCCACCTCTCACGTATAAAAATGATACAAAGATCCTTGTGCTAGCCTTAGAGAACCTTAAGAATGCTTTCGCGTCCAAAGTGCGTCTTAACGCTTCTGAgagagaagagcttgcttTAATTGAGGAAGCGTATGATAATCCTCACGATACGCTAAACCGCATCAAGAAATATTTACTTACACAGCGGGTTTTCAAACCTGTTGATCTCTCTATGAAAGACCAGCTTCAAACTATTTCACCTGTCTATTCAGTGGATCCATTGGAGAAAATCACTGATGCTTATCTTGATCAATACCTTTGGTATGAAGCAGACAAGCGCCAATTGTTCCCAAATTGGATAAAACCAAGTGACACTGAGATTCCTCCGTTGCTAGTATACAAATGGGCTCAAGGCATCAATAACTTAAGTGAGGTCTGGGATGTTAACAATGGCCAGTCAACAGTTTTGCTACAAACAAAATTAGAGGGACTTGCTGAGAAAATTGATTTGACGCTATTGAACAGATTGCTCAGGCTTGTAATGGATCCAAACCTGGCAGATTATATTACTGCAAAAAACAATGTCGTCTTGAATTTTAAAGACATGAGTCACGTTAATAAATACGGCCTCATTCGAGGATTACAGTTTTCCTCTTTCGTCTACCAATTCTACGGTTTGATGCTggatcttttgattttgggacctcaaagagcttctgaATTAGCAGGGCCATCACAAGCTCCAAACAACTTTTTACAGTTTAAAAGTTTGgatgttgaaaagagaaaTCCCATTAGGTTATATTGCCGGTACTTCGATGTCGTGCACATTCTAttccattttgaagagcaagatTCAGAGGCCCTTGTGCTAGATTTTCTTTCTGAAAACCCTGATCCTAATTTCGAAAACGCAGTTGGttacaacaacaaaaagtgTTGGCCCAAGGACGCGAGAATGAGATTGATGCGTCCAGACGTTAATCTCGGAAGGGCAGTTTTCTGGGAAATTTCTAACCGCGTTCCAATTTCTCTTGTAAACATAACATGGGAAAACTCTTTTGCATCTGTTTATAGCAAGTCCAATCCTAATTTGCTATTCACTATGTGCGGATTTGAGGCTAGGATTTTACCAAACTTTAGAACAGAAGAAATGATATCTTTCGATGAAGGAGTATGGGATTTAGTTGACGAGagaacaaaacaaagaacaGCAAAAACCTTTTTGCGGGTTTCAGATGAACACGTCGAAAAATTCAATGATACCATTAGAGGGATCCTAATGGCCTCAGGATCTACCACTTTTACTAAGATAACAGCAAGGTGGAATACTGCATTGATTTCTCTGTTTACGTATTTTAGAGAGGCTGTTGTTTCAACTGAATcacttcttgatgttttggTTAAATGTgaaacaaaaatccagAATAGAGTCAAGCTTGGtttaaattcaaaaatgccaACAAGGTTTCCTCCAGCGGTTTTCTATACCCCCAAGGAGCTTGGAGGGCTTGGCATGTTAAGTGCTTCTCACATTCTGATCCCCGCATCCGACCTAAGTTGGTCTAAACAAACAGATACGGGGATCACTCATTTCCGGGCAGGAATGACAcatgaagatgaaaaatTAATTCCTACCATTTTCCGGTATATTACTACTTGGGAAAACGAGTTTCTTGATTCGCAAAGAGTTTGGGCGGACTACGTAGCTAAACGTCAGGAGGCCCTCAAACAAAACAGGCGTttagcttttgaagaactaGAAGGATCTTGGGATCGCGGTATTCCTCGAATTAGCACcttgtttcaaaaagatcGCCACACTTTGGCATATGATAAGGGCCATAGAGCTCGTTCTCAATTTAAAGACTTTTCTTTAGAGCGCAACAATCCATTTTGGTGGACAGATACACATCACGATGGTAAATTGTGGAATCTTAACGCTTATCGCACAGATGTCATCCAGGCCCTTGGTGGTATTGAAACAATTTTAGAACACACGCTGTTCAAAGGCACTGGGTTCAACTCTTGGGAAGGGCTGTTTTGGGAGAAGGCATCGGGGTTCGAAGACTCGATgcaattcaaaaaactaACACATGCCCAAAGAACTGGATTGAGCCAAATTCCCAACCGTAGATTTACCTTGTGGTGGTCGCCTACAATCAACAGAGCAAATGTTTATGTTGGATTTTTAGTCCAACTTGATCTCACTGGTATATTTTTGCATGGTAAAATCCCAACTTTAAAGATATCTTTGATTCAAATTTTCAGGGCTCATTTGTGGCAAAAGATCCACGAAAGTATTGTGTTTGATGTTTGCCAAGTATTGGATGGTGAGATGGATATGCTGCAAATCGAGtctgttgaaaaagaagcaatacACCCTCGCAAGTCTTACAAGATGAATTCGTCTGCTGCTGATGTAACTTTGTCAAGCAATCACACTTGGAATGTCTCTAGCCCATCCCTACTTCACAATACAAATGATAATTTCAACGTGTCTAACTCGAGCAAGGTATGGATAGACGTCCAACTTAGATATGGAGATTATGATTCTCACGATATTTCGCGCTACGTCAGGGCAAAGTTTCTTGATTACACTACTGATAATGTCAGTATGTATCCTTCGCCGACTGGCGTTATGATCGGAATTGACTTGGCTTATAACATGTATGATGCATACGGCAACTGGTTCGACGGTTTAAAAACGTTGTTACAAAACGGTATGAAGACAATAATGAAAGCCAACCCATCGTTGTATGTTCTACGCGAACGCATCAGGAAGGGCCTGCAAATTTACCAATCCCAAACCCAAGAACCGTTTTTGAACTCGTCCAATTATGCTGAACTTTTCAGCGACGAGACCAAGTTATTCATTGATGATACCAACGTCTATCGAGTCGCAGTTCATACAACTTACGAGGGAAATATTGCGACCAAACCTATCAATGGCTGTATCTTTACTTTAAACCCTAAAACTGgtgaacttttcttgaaaattatACACACATCAGTATGGGCGGGTCAAAAGCGTCTAAGCCAGTTAGCAAAATGGAaaacagctgaagaaacgAGCGCTTTAATAAGGTCGCTTCCTAAAGAAGAGCAGCCAAAGCAAGTAATCGTTACGCGTAAGGCCATGCTAGACCCCTTAGAGGTCCACATGCTTGACTTCCCAAACATCTCAATTAGGCCAACTGAATTAAAACTTCCATTTTCGGCATCAATGGcaattgaaaagctttcggACGTTGTCACGAAGGCAACGGAGCCTCAAATGGTTCTTTTCAATATATACGATGATTGGCTTGAGCGAGTATCATCTTacacagctttttcaaggttgattcttcttttgagggcATTACGGACCAACGAAGAAAGGGCAaagatgattttgaaggcagACCCAACTATACCTATCAAAGAGCACCATTTATGGCCTTCGTTTTCAGATGATCAGTGGATTGAGATAGAATCCCAAATGAGAGACCTCATTCTCGTGGAATATGGCAAAAAATATAACGTTAACATTGCATCGTTAACGCAAACTGAAATAAAGGATCTGATATTGGGTCAAAACATTAAGGCACCATCTGTGAAGAGGCAACAAATGGCTGAGCTTGAGATGTCAAAGACAACCCAAAATTCAAATGGTCTGGATTCGTCCTCAGGTTCCGCCATGAAAATTAAAAGCACGAATGCGCAGGGAGAAGAAATTATGGTTGTGACTTCAACTAACTTCGAGACACAAACATTCAGCACGAAAAATGAATGGCGTAAGCGCGCTATAGCAAATTCTTTACTTTACATGCGTCTGAAAACCATTTACCTGGCGTCAGATGACTTtgtcgaagaaaaagatgttttcATTCTACCCAAAAACTTACTGAAGAGGTTCGTGGAGATTTCAGACACGAAGGCGCAGGTTGCGGGTTACATTTTCGGTAAGAAAGCGGCTGGTCAtgaaaaagtcaaagaaattaGGACCATAGTTATCGTACCTCAACTGGGCAATACTCATACCGTTCAGTTAAGTATGCTCCCAGAGTACTCGCCTTATTTGCAGGATTTGGAATTGCTAGGGTGGACTCACACACAAAGCCAGGAGCTCAAATATATGTCCGCCCCTGAGGTCACAACACATTCGAATATTTTCAAAGGCGAGAAAGACCTGGTGAGTTTGTCTGTATGCCTGAATCCTGGATCGATCTCGTTGGCAGCCTACACTGTTTCTGAGGAAGGATATTCCTGGGGCTCATCGAATAAGAATCTGTTTGACGCAGAACCACAAGGATTTGACCCCGAATTTAGTGAGCACGCACAGTTGATGCTTTCAGACCGTGTTACTGGCAACTTCTTAGTTCCATCAAACGATGTTTGGAATTACGCGTTTATGAGCGCAGTTTTCAGTCCTTCAGCTAAATATGAGCTTAAGCTGGATATTCCAATCGAGTTCTACAACGAACTGCATCGCTCAATTCATTTCCTTCAATTCAGCGACATGgtggaaaatgaagaacttgagccagagaaagaagacgtTTTTGCATAG
- a CDS encoding KLTH0H00748p (no similarity) translates to MPYSFNIFVGYGFPFNLRTLVAVSSQRSYRTFIPDDILQGMTRCKALGGLSATPDPKSLEKKWVDRLEASRLNCAQVVPRRGVALELDIALQKVLQYLSA, encoded by the coding sequence ATGCCATACAGCTTCAATATATTCGTAGGCTATGGATTTCCCTTCAACTTGCGAACACTGGTTGCGGTGAGCTCACAAAGATCTTATCGAACATTCATCCCTGATGACATCTTACAAGGAATGACGAGATGCAAAGCATTAGGAGGCCTTAGCGCAACCCCGGATCCAAAATCTTTAGAAAAGAAATGGGTTGACCGTCTTGAAGCGAGCAGGTTAAATTGTGCGCAAGTAGTTCCTAGGAGGGGTGTGGCGCTTGAACTGGACatagctcttcaaaaagttcttcaatatCTTTCAGCATGA